Below is a genomic region from Sphingomonas phyllosphaerae.
GCCCGCTAGCGTCACCCGATATGGTGAAGCTGTTTTTGCCGCTGGCGTACTGGCTGCGCCGCCGCGCGATGGCGCTGGTCGGCTGGCGCACGCACGGGGTCAAGTTGCTGGTCTTCGATCGCGCCGGCCGGGTGCTGCTGGTCCGGCATCGCTACGGCCGCAGCGATCTGCACATGCTCCCCGGTGGCGGGATCGCGCGCCGCGAGCCGCCGGCCGTGGCGGCGGCCCGCGAACTGCGTGAGGAAACCGGGTGTATCGCGCAGGAGCTGGCGCTCTTCGCCCGATATGAATCACGCACGGAGGGGCGGCGCGACACGGTTCACCTTTTCGTCGCGAGCAGCGACGATACGCCGGTGGTCGACGGGCGCGAACTGGCCGAAGCCGGATTCCATCCGCTCGATGCGCTGCCTGCCACCCTGTCCCCGGCGACGCAGCGGCGGATCGACGAATGGCGGGGCCACCGCGTGCGGGGTAACGACTGGTAGGTCCTTGCGATTCATTCTCACTGCCCCGCGGCCTTGCCCCTCCGGGGGCGGGGGTCTAGAGCGTGCCGGTTCCGTTCGCACCTGCGAGAGAGGCGAGAGAGACATAGTGGTCGATCTGTCGCAATACCTACCGATCCTCCTGTTCCTGGGAGTGGCGCTCGCCTTGTCGAGCGCGTTCGTGTTCCTGCCGATGGCGGTCGCCAAGCTGACCGGCGCGGCCAAACCCACGCCCGAAAAGCTGGCCGAATATGAATGCGGCTTCCCCGCGTTCGAGGACAGCCGCTCGCAATTCGACGTGCGTTTCTATCTGGTCGCCATCCTGTTCATCATCTTCGATCTCGAAGCGGCGTTCCTATATCCTTGGGCAGTCAGCGTTTTCTCGCTTGGCTGGACCGCATGGATCTCGATGATGATCTTTATCGCCGAACTCGCGCTCGGCCTTGTCTACGCGTGGAAGAAGGGAGCGCTGGAGTGGGAGTAGAAGCACACTCCGGGCCGATCGGGCTCGTCAACAATCCCGAGCCGGGTCGTGGGGTGATCGCGCCCGACCAGGGCTTTTTCGATGGTCTGAACGGCGAGCTGAACGACAAGGGTTTCCTCGTCACCTCGACCGAGGAACTGTTCCAATGGGCGCGCACCGGCTCGCTGTGGTGGATGACGTTCGGGCTCGCATGCTGCGCGGTCGAGATGATCCACGTCAACATGCCGCGCTACGACATGGAGCGGTTCGGGGCCGCGCCGCGCGCGTCGCCGCGCCAGTCGGACGTGATGATCGTCGCCGGTACGCTCTGCAACAAGATGGCGCCGGCGCTCCGCAAGGTCTACGATCAGATGTCGGAGCCGAAATACGTCATCTCGATGGGCTCGTGCGCCAATGGCGGCGGCTATTATCACTATAGCTACAGCGTCGTGCGCGGCTGCGATCGCGTGGTGCCGGTCGACATCTACGTCCCCGGCTGTCCGCCGACCGCCGAGGCGTTGCTGTACGGCGTGATGCAGTTGCAGCGGAAGATCCGCCGTGCCGGGAGCATCGAACGGTGAGGGCGCCGGCTCCTGCCTATGCGGCGCAGCTCAACGATGCGACGATCGACGCGGCGCGTGCCGCGATCGGTGGCGCGTTGCTCGATGCGGTCGAGATCGCGGGCGAGGTGCAGTTGCACGTCACGCGCGACGGGCTGGTCGCGGCGCTGACCGCGCTGCGCGACACGCCCGGGCTCGAATATCAGCAGCTGATGGAGATCGCGGGGGTCGACTATCCGGAGCGCGCCGAGCGGTTCGAGGTCGTCTATTGCCTGTTGTCGCTGACGCGCAACCACCGGCTGCACGTCCATGTCGGCGCGACCGAGGACACGCCGGTGCCGTCGGTGACCGACATCTGGCCGGTCGCTGGCTGGCTGGAGCGCGAGGTATACGACATGTACGGCGTGCTGTTCTCGGGCAACCGCGACCTGCGCCGCATCCTGACCGACTATGGCTTCCGCGGGCACCCGTTCCGCAAGGACTTCCCGCTGACCGGGTTCGTCGAGCTGCGCTATTCGGAAGAGCAGAAGCGCGTCGTCTATGAGCCGGTGAAGCTGGCGCAGGATTTCCGCACCTTCGACTTCACCAGCCCGTGGGAAGGCGCGGAATACGTGCTGCCGGGTGACGAAAAGGCGAAGCTGCCCGAGGCGAAGGGCGCGCCGACCCCGGCGACCGCGACCGAGGTGCAGAAGGCCGGCGCGGTCGAGACGCCGAAGCAGGACGCCCCGGCACCGAGCCAGCCTTATGCCAAGAAGGACACGACCAGCACCGCCGAAACCGGCGCGGGGCGTGCCGAAAGCGATGCCGAGCCGAAGCCGGCCGACCCCGATGTCGTGCCGTCGAAGGGCGGAGGGCAGAACCAATGACCGACACGTACGTCCAGAAGGAGCAGGCGGTCGATCGCGAGGTCGATCCCGCGATCGAGAAGATCCTGCACGCGACCGACGCCGCGCACCCGACCGAGGGCGACGTGGCGATCCAGAATTACACGATCAACTTCGGTCCGCAGCATCCCGCGGCGCACGGCGTGCTGCGGCTCGTGATGGAGTTGAACGGCGAGATCATCGAGCGGATCGATCCGCACGTCGGGCTGCTGCATCGCGGCACCGAGAAGCTGATCGAGTACAAGACCTATGCGCAGGCGATCCCGTATTTCGATCGCCTCGATTATTGCTCGCCGGCGTGCATGGAGCATACCTTCGTGCTCGCGATCGAGAAATTGCTCGATCTCGAGGTGCCGATCCGCGCGCAGTACCTCCGCGTGTTCTTCGCCGAGCTGACGCGCATCTCGAACCACATGCTCAACCTCGGGTCGCACGTCATGGACGTCGGCGCGATGACGCCGAACCTGTGGCTATTCGAAATTCGCGAGGATTGTTACGGCTTCCTCGAGCGCGCGACCGGCGCGCGGATGCACCACAATTACTTCCGCCCCGGCGGGGTTCACCAGGATGTGCCGCTCAAGCTGCTGACCGATATCGCCGACTGGCTCGACACGCGGCTGCCGCGGCTGTTCGAGGATGCGATCAGCCTCGTCGCCGACAACCGCATCTTCAAGCAGCGCAACGTCGATATCGCGACGGTGAGCCGTGAGGACGCGATCAAATGGGGCTTCTCCGGCCCGATGATCCGTGCTGCCGGCATTCCGTGGGATTTGCGCAAGTCGCAGCCGTACGACGTCTATGCGAAGATGGACTTCGACGTGCCGGTCGGCACGCGCGGCGATTGCTACGACCGCTTCATGGTGCGCGTCGAGGAAGTCCGCCAGTCGGCGCGGATCATGAAGCAATGCCTCGCCGAGATGCCGGAAGGGCCGATCGCCTCGCTCGACCGAAAGGTGGTGCCGCCAAAGCGCGCCGAGATGAAGCGCTCGATGGAAGCGCTGATCCACCACTTCAAGCTGTACACCGAGGGCTATCACGTTCCCGCGGGCGAAGTGTATGTCGCGACCGAAAGCCCGAAGGGCGAGTTCGGCGTGTATCTGGTCAGCGACGGTACCAACAAGCCGTATCGCTGCAAGATCCGTCCGACCGCTTTCTCGCACCTGCAGGCGATGGACTTCATGAGCCGCGGGCACATGCTGGCGGACACCACCGCCATCCTGGGCGCGATGGATATCGTTTTTGGCGAATGTGACCGCTGATGGCTGACGCACCTATCATTCCCGACGAGGCCGAGGTCCGCGCGCGCTGGGGCGCGTTCCAGTGGAACGACGACAGCAAGGCGAAGCGTGACGCGATCCTGTCGCGCTACCCGGCCGGGCGCGAGCAATCGGCCTCGATCCCGTTGCTCGATCTGGCACAGCGCCAGGTCGGCGCGGAGACGCAGACGCAAGGATGGCTGCCCGTTCCGGTGATCGAGTTCGTCGCGCGCGAGATCGGCGTGCCCTATATGCGCGTGTACGAGGTTGCGACCTTCTACACGATGTTCAACCTCGCGCCGGTCGGCCGCTTCCACGTGCAGGTATGCGGGACGACGCCGTGCATGTTGCGCGGGTCGGACGACGTGCTGGCGGCGTGCAAGAACAAGGGCCTCATCAAGGGCAAGACCACGCCGGACGGCCTGTTCACGCTGACCGAGGTCGAGTGTATGGGCAATTGCGCGTCGGCGCCGATGGTGCAGATCAACGACGACAATTACGAAGACCTCGACTACGATCGCACGATCGCGATCCTCGAGACGCTGGCGAACGGCGGCACCCCGAAGCCGGGCACGCAAGAGCCGGGTCGCCATACGGTCGAGCCGAAGGGTGGACCGACCTCGCTGACGGCGATGGTGACCGAAAACCACGATTACCGCGACGAATGGAACGTCGCGGCGCAGGGAGCGGACGCATGAGCCTGCTCGGAAAAACCCTCGAAGATCGGGACCGCATCTTCACCAACCTCTACGGCTATCAGTCGTGGCGGCTGGACGCGGCGATGGCGCGCGGCGACTGGGACAACACCAAGGCGCTGCTGGAGCTTGGCCAGGACAAGATCATCGACGTCATCAAGGCGTCGGGGCTGCGCGGGCGCGGCGGGGCCGGGTTCCCGACCGGGACCAAATGGTCGTTCATGCCCAAGGAGCCGAAGCCGGACCGGCCGAACTTCCTCGTCATCAATGCCGATGAATCCGAGCCGGGCTCGTGCAAGGACCGTGAGATCATCCGCCACGATCCGCACAAGCTGATCGAGGGCGCGCTGGTGGCGGGCTTCGCGATGCGCGCGCGCGCGGCGTACATCTACATCCGCGGCGAATATATCCGCGAGGCCGAGGTGTTGTTCGCGGCGGTCGCCGAAGCGTACGACAAGGGCCTCGTCGGCAAGAACGCCTGCGGGTCGGGCTATGACTTCGACGTCTTCGTCCACCGCGGCGCGGGCGCGTACATCTGCGGCGAAGAGACCGCGATGCTCGAAAGCCTCGAAGGCAAGAAGGGCCAGCCGCGGCTCAAGCCGCCGTTCCCGGCCGGCGCGGGGCTGTATGGCTGCCCGACGACGGTCAACAACGTCGAGTCGATCGCGGTCGCGCCGACGATCCTGCGGCGCGGCGCTTCGTGGTTCTCCAGCTTCGGCGCGGAGAACAACAAGGGCACCAAGCTCTTCCAGATCTCGGGCCATGTGAACACGCCGTGCGTCGTCGAAGAGGCGATGAGCATCCCGTTCCGCGAACTGATCGAGAAGCATTGCGGCGGGATCCGCGGTGGCTGGGACAATCTGCTCGCGGTGATCCCGGGCGGGTCGTCGGTGCCGCTGGTGCCCGCGAAGGACATCATCGACGCACCGATGGACTTCGACGGCCTGAAGGCGGTCGGCTCCGGGCTCGGCACCGCGGCGGTGATCGTCATGGACAAGTCGACCGACGTGGTCCGTGCGATCGCGCGGCTGTCCTACTTCTACAAGCACGAGAGCTGCGGCCAGTGCACGCCGTGCCGTGAAGGTACCGGCTGGATGTGGCGCGTGATGGAGCGGCTGCGCACCGGCGACGCCGAGATCGGTGAGATCGACATGCTCCAGCAGGTGACGAAGCAGGTCGAGGGCCATTCGATCTGCGCGCTGGGCGACGCGGCGGCGTGGCCGATCCAGGGCCTGATCCGCCACTTCCGCCCCGAGCTGGAACGCCGCATCAACGAGCGTGGCGGCAACGTCGCCCCGATGCAGGAAGCTGCTGAATAATGCCCAAGGTCAAAGTCGACGGAGTCGAGATCGAGGTGCCGCAGGGCGCCACCGTGCTGCAGGCGTGCGAGCTGGCCGGCAAGGAGATCCCGCGCTTCTGCTATCACGAACGGCTGTCGATCGCCGGCAATTGCCGGATGTGTCTGGTCGAGGTGAAGCCGGGGCCGCCCAAGCCGCAGGCGAGCTGCGCGCTGCCGGCCGCGGAGAACCAGGAGATCTTCACCAACACGCCGATGGTGAAGCATGCCCGCGAGGGCATCATGGAATTCCTGCTCATCAACCATCCGCTCGATTGCCCAATCTGCGATCAGGGCGGCGAGTGCGACCTGCAGGACCAGTCGATCGCTTATGGCCGCGGGCATTCGCGCTTCGACGAGAACAAGCGCGCGGTCACCGAGAAATACATGGGGCCGATCGTCAAGACGGTCATGACCCGCTGCATCCAGTGCACGCGCTGCATCCGCTTCGCCGAGGAAGTCGCGGGCGTCGAGGAGATCGGCGCGATCTATCGCGGCGAGAACATGCAGATCACCTCCTATCTGGAGGAAGCGGTCACGTCCGAACTGTCGGGCAACGTCGTCGACCTCTGCCCGGTCGGCGCGCTGACCAGCAAGCCCTATGCGTTCGAGGCGCGTCCGTGGGAGCTGCGCAAGACGCTGACCATCGACGTGATGGACGCGGTCGGCACCAACATCCGGCTCGACAGCCGCGGGCGGCAGGTGCTGCGCGCGGTGCCGCGCGTCAACGACGACGTCAACGAGGAATGGGCGAGCGACAAGACCCGCCACGCGGTCGACGGGCTGGTGCGCAAGCGGCTCGACCGGCCGTATGTGCGCCGCGACGGCAAGCTGCATGCGGTGACGTGGGACGAGGCGTTCGCGGCGATCGCGGCGGTGGACCACGGCGGCGCGGTCGCGGCGGTCGCGGGCGATCTGGTCGATTGCGAGACGATGTTCGCGGCCAAGGCGCTGCTCAAGGGGCTCGGCTCCTCGCTGCTCGAAGGGCGGCAGACCGGCATGGACTATGACACGTCAAGCCTCGCCGCGGTGAACTTCAATACCACGATCGCGGGCACCGAAGAGGCGGACGCGATCCTGCTGGTCGGCAGCAACCTGCGCTGGGAAGCGCCGCTGGTGAACACGCGCATCCGCAAGGCGATCAAGAAGGGTGCGAAGGTCTTTGCGATCGGGCCGGAAACCGAGCTGACCTACAAGGTCGACTGGCTCGGCACCGACCTGTCGGTGCTCGGCAAGCTGCCGGAGCGCGTGACCGAGGCGTTCGGCAAGGCGAGCAAGCCGATGGTGATCGTCGGCGGCGCGGCGCTGAAGGGCGCGCATGGCGCGGCGCTCGGGCTGGTCGAGACGCTTGGGCTGGTCAAGGATGCCGCCTCGACAGGCTCGGGACAGGGCTGGAACGGCTTCAACGTCGTGCACATGGCGGCGTCGCGGATGGGCGGGCTGATGCTCGGCTATGCGCAAAAGGCCGGTATTTCCGCGCTGTACGATGCGAAGCTGACCTTCTTCCTCGGCGCCGACGAATGCGATCATGCGCGCTTCACCGGCTTCAAGGTCTATGTCGGCCATCACGGCGATCGTGGCGCGCATCATGCCGACGTGATCCTGCCGGGCGCGAGCTATGCCGAGAAGTCGGGGACGTTCGTCAATCTCGAGGGGCGTGTCCAGCGCGGCGAGCGCGCGGTGTTCCCGCCGGGCGACGCGCGCGAGGACTGGACGATCTTCCGCGCGCTGAGCGAGCGGCTCGGCCAGACGCTGCCGTTCGACACGCTCGACGAGCTGCGCGCGGCGATGGCGCTCGACTGTCCGGAGCTGGCGACGCCGGGGCTCAAGACCTTCGCATGGCACGCACCGGCGCTCGGCACGGCCGCGGAGGGCGTGCTCGAGGGCTATCCGATCAAGGACTTCTATCTGACCAACGCCATTTGCCGGGCGTCGCCGACGATGCAGCGCTGCTCGGCGGAACTGGTGCATGGCGAGAGCTTCGCGGAGGCGGCGGAGTGACCGACTTCTTCAATCATACGATCGGCCTTCCTTATGGCTGGGCGTGGTTCCTCGCGACGATCGTCGGCATTCTGGCGATCGCGCTGCCGCTGATGCTGTCGGTGGCGATGATCATCTATGCCGATCGCAAGATCTGGGCGGCGATGGCGTTGCGCCGCGGTCCGAACGTCGTCGGCCCGTTCGGGCTGTTGCAGTCGTTCGCGGACGGGCTGAAGGTCTTCCTTCAGGAGACGATCGTCCCGTCGGCGGCGAACCGCGGGCTGTTCCTGCTCGCGCCGATCATCACCTTCACGGTCGCGCTGATCGTCTGGGCGGTGGTGCCGTTCCAGCCGGGCGTGGTGCTGGCGAACATCAACGTCGGGTTGCTCTACGTGCTCGCGGCATCGTCGCTGGGCGTGTACGGGATCATTCTCGCCGGCTGGTCGTCGAACTCCAAATACCCGTTCTTCTCGGCGATCCGCGCCGCGGCACAGATGGTCAGCTATGAGGTTGCGATCGGCTTCGTGCTGATCTCGGTGGTGATGTGGGCGGGGTCGTTCAACCTGACGACGATCGTCGAGGCGCAGAAGGGGCTGTACGGCTTCATCAACGGCTTCGGGTTCAATCCCTTGCTGTTCCCGATGAGCGTCGTGTTCCTGATCTCGTCGCTGGCGGAGACGCAGCGCGCGCCTTTCGACCTGACCGAGGCGGAGAGCGAGCTGGTCGCGGGATACCAGACGGAATATTCGTCGATGGCGTTCGCGCTCTACTGGCTCGGCGAATATGCGAACGTGTTGCTGATGTGCACGCTCAACGCGACCTTGTTCTGGGGTGGCTATCTGCCGCCGTTCGACTGGGCACCGCTGTATATCGTGCCGGGGATCATCTGGCTGTTCGCCAAGATCCTGTTCTTCTTCTTCGTCTTCTCGTGGATCAAGGCGACGGTGCCGCGCTACCGGTACGACCAGCTGATGCGGCTGGGCTGGAAGGTGTTCCTGCCGCTGTCGCTGTTCTGGGTGTTCCTGGTGTCGGGCGTGCTGATGTTCATGCGCGTGGGAGTGTAAGATGGGTATCGCGCAGACGATCAAGGCGTTCACGCTCTACGAGTTCGTGAAGGCGCATGCGCTGACGCTGAAGTATTTCTTCAAGCCGAAGGCGACGATCAACTATCCGTACGAAAAGAACCCGCTGAGCCCACGCTTCCGCGGCGAACATGCGCTGCGCCGCTATCCCAACGGGGAAGAGCGCTGCATCGCGTGCAAGCTGTGCGAGGCGGTGTGCCCGGCGCAGGCGATCACGATCGAGGCCGAGCCGCGCGACGACGGCAGCCGCCGCACGACGCGCTACGACATCGACATGACCAAGTGCATCTATTGCGGCCTGTGTCAGGAAGCGTGCCCGGTCGATGCGATCGTCGAGGGGCCGAACCTCGATTTCTCGACCGAGACGCGCGAGGAACTGATCTACGACAAGGCCAAGCTGCTCGACAACGGCGACCGGTGGGAACGCGCGATCGCCGCGAACCTTGCCGCCGACGCGCCGTACCGGTAGGCGCTCGCGTGACATCAGGGGTCGAGATGATTTTGACGGTTTCATTCAGTGCGCGCCGCGGGCGTGCGGACGCGGGGAAGGCGCTATGATCCAGGCCATCGCCTTCTATCTGTTCGCGCTCGTCGTGCTGGTGTCCGGTGCGATGACGATTTCGTCGCGCAATCCGGTGCATTCGGTGCTGTGGCTGATCCTCGCATTCTTCAACGCCGCCGGCCTGATGGTGCTGGTCGGCGCCGAGTTCATCGCAATGCTGCTCGTGATCGTCTATGTCGGCGCGGTCGCGGTGCTGTTCCTGTTCGTGGTCATGATGCTCGACATCGACTTCGCCGAGCTGCGCGCCGGGTTCGTCCGCTATTTCGGGATCGGGCTGGTGCTCGCGGTGGCGCTGGTCGCCGAGATCCTGATCGGCGTCGGCGCATGGAGCGCGGGCGGGATCGACCTCGCGCGGCGCGCCGCGCCGACCGATCATGTCGTCCCGAACATCGTCCAGATCGGCAACCTGCTCTACACGCGCTATCTCTTCATCTTCGAGGGCGCGGGGCTGGTGCTGCTGGTCGCGATGATCGGCGCGATCGTGCTGACCCATCGCGAGCGGTCGGGGTCGCGTTACCAGAATATCGCGCGGCAGAACGCGCGCCGTCCGCAGGACGCGACGCGCAACGTGCGGCCGGAGATCGGGCAGGGGGTGCAGCTGTGAACGCGGCCATGTCGGGAGGCGTCGGCCTCGTCCACTATCTCGTCGTCGCGGCGATCCTGTTCACGATGGGCGTGCTGGGAATCTTCCTCAACCGCAAGAACATCATCGTCATCCTGATGGCGATCGAGCTGATCCTGCTGGCGGTGAACATCAACCTCGTCGCCTTCTCGGCGGCGTTGCAGGATCTCGTCGGGCAGGTGTTCGCGATGTTCGTGCTGACCGTCGCTGCTGGTGAGGCGGCGATCGGGCTCGCCATTCTCGTCATCTTCTTCCGCGGCCGCGGCTCGATCTCGGTCGACGATCCCAGCCGGATGAAGGGGTAAATTCCGGTGCATTCGATCCTCTTCATCGTCTTCGTCCCGCTCGTCGCGGCGATCGTCGCCGGGTTCGCGAACAAGTCGTTCGGCGCGACGCTGCCCAAGGCGATCACGACCGGCGGGCTGTTCCTGTCGTGCGCTTTGTCGTGGCCGGTGTTCATCGGCTTCCTGATGGGCAGCAGCGAGGCGTCGGTGACGCCGGTGCTGCACTTCATGACCTCGGGCACGTTCGACGTGTCCTGGGCGCTGCGCGTCGACGCGCTGACCGCGGTGATGCTGGTGGTGATCACCAGCGTCTCGGCGCTCGTCCACCTCTATAGCTGGGGCTATATGAGCGAGGATCCGGACCAGCCGCGCTTCTTCGCCTATCTGTCGCTGTTCACCTTCGCGATGCTGATGCTGGTGACCGCCGACAACCTGATCCAGATGTTCTTCGGCTGGGAAGGCGTCGGCCTCGCCAGCTATCTGCTGATCGGGTTCTGGTTCCGCAAGCCGAGCGCCAATGCCGCGGCGATCAAGGCGTTCGTCGTCAACCGCGTCGGCGACCTCGGCTTCATGCTCGGGATCTTCGGGACCTATCTGGTCTTCAACACCGTCTCGATTCCGGCGATCCTCGCCGCCGCGCCGTCGATGGCCGGATCAACGATCGGCTTCCTGTGGTTCCGCGCCGACACGATGACGGTGCTGTGCCTGCTGCTGTTCGTCGGCGCGATGGGCAAGTCGGCGCAGCTCGGGCTCCACACCTGGCTGCCCGACGCGATGGAAGGCCCGACCCCGGTGTCGGCGCTGATCCACGCCGCGACGATGGTGACCGCGGGCGTGTTCATGGTGTGCCGCCTGTCGCCGATGTTCGAGACCTCGCCGACCGCGATGGGCTTCGTGACCTTCATCGGCGCTGCGACCTGCCTGTTCGCGGCGACGATCGGCACGACGCAGACCGACATCAAGCGCGTCATCGCTTATTCGACCTGTTCGCAGCTCGGCTATATGTTCTTCGCGGCCGGCGTCGGCGCCTATGGCGCGGCGATGTTCCACCTGTTCACGCACGCCTTCTTCAAGGCGCTGCTGTTCCTCGGCGCGGGCTCGGTGATCCATGCGATGCACCACGAGCAGGACATGCGCTTCTATGGCGGCTTGCGGAAGGCGATCCCGGTCACCTTCTGGGCGATGCTGCTGGGGACGCTCGCGATCACCGGCGTCGGCATCTACGGTATCGGCGGGTTCGCGGGCTATCACTCGAAGGATGCGATCATCGAGGTGGCCTGGGCCGCGGGATCGCCGGTCGCGTCGATGGTCGGCGTGTTCGCGGCGCTGCTGACGAGCTTCTATTCGTGGCGGCTGATGTTCCTCACCTTTTGGGGGGAACCGCGCTGGGCGGCGTCGGAGCATATCCAGCACGCGCTTCACGACGCGCACGGACACGGGCACGACGAGCTCGCGCATGATCATGGCGATGCGCACGCGCACGGCCATGACGACGCGCATCATCCCGATCCTGCGGGTGAAGACGCCGGCCATGCGCCGCACGTCGAATCGCGCGGGTTCAACGAGATTCCCAAGGGCACCGGCGGCTATCACCCGCACGAGAGCCCGCTTCCGATGCTGATCCCGCTGATCGTCCTGTCGGTCGGTGCGGTCGCGGCCGGGTTCGTGTTCCATCGCTGGTTCATCGATCCGGAGAGCGCAGGCGAATTCTGGAAGGGCGCGTTGTTCTTCAACGAGCATCTGATGCACGAAATGCATCAGGTCCCGCTGCTGGTGCAGCTGGCGGCGACGATCGTGATGCTGTCGGGGCTGCTGATCGCGTACCTGACCTACATCCGCTCGCCGGACGCGCCCGCGAGGTTCGCGGACACGTTCCAGCCACTGTACCGCTTCCTGCTCAACAAATGGTATTTCGACCAGCTCTACCACTTCCTGTTCGTGCGCCCGGCGTTCGCGATCGGTCGCCTGCTGTGGCACCGTGGCGACGAGGGGACGATCGACCGCTTCGGGCCAAACGGCTCGGCGTGGCTGGTGCAGGTGGGAAGCCGCGCGGCGGTTCGTCTCCAGACCGGATATGTCTATACTTATGCTTTCGTCATGCTGATCGGGCTTACCGCCGCGATCACCTGGGCGATCGCGGGCTGAGCGGGGG
It encodes:
- a CDS encoding NADH-quinone oxidoreductase subunit J, whose product is MIQAIAFYLFALVVLVSGAMTISSRNPVHSVLWLILAFFNAAGLMVLVGAEFIAMLLVIVYVGAVAVLFLFVVMMLDIDFAELRAGFVRYFGIGLVLAVALVAEILIGVGAWSAGGIDLARRAAPTDHVVPNIVQIGNLLYTRYLFIFEGAGLVLLVAMIGAIVLTHRERSGSRYQNIARQNARRPQDATRNVRPEIGQGVQL
- the nuoK gene encoding NADH-quinone oxidoreductase subunit NuoK; protein product: MSGGVGLVHYLVVAAILFTMGVLGIFLNRKNIIVILMAIELILLAVNINLVAFSAALQDLVGQVFAMFVLTVAAGEAAIGLAILVIFFRGRGSISVDDPSRMKG
- the nuoL gene encoding NADH-quinone oxidoreductase subunit L; the protein is MHSILFIVFVPLVAAIVAGFANKSFGATLPKAITTGGLFLSCALSWPVFIGFLMGSSEASVTPVLHFMTSGTFDVSWALRVDALTAVMLVVITSVSALVHLYSWGYMSEDPDQPRFFAYLSLFTFAMLMLVTADNLIQMFFGWEGVGLASYLLIGFWFRKPSANAAAIKAFVVNRVGDLGFMLGIFGTYLVFNTVSIPAILAAAPSMAGSTIGFLWFRADTMTVLCLLLFVGAMGKSAQLGLHTWLPDAMEGPTPVSALIHAATMVTAGVFMVCRLSPMFETSPTAMGFVTFIGAATCLFAATIGTTQTDIKRVIAYSTCSQLGYMFFAAGVGAYGAAMFHLFTHAFFKALLFLGAGSVIHAMHHEQDMRFYGGLRKAIPVTFWAMLLGTLAITGVGIYGIGGFAGYHSKDAIIEVAWAAGSPVASMVGVFAALLTSFYSWRLMFLTFWGEPRWAASEHIQHALHDAHGHGHDELAHDHGDAHAHGHDDAHHPDPAGEDAGHAPHVESRGFNEIPKGTGGYHPHESPLPMLIPLIVLSVGAVAAGFVFHRWFIDPESAGEFWKGALFFNEHLMHEMHQVPLLVQLAATIVMLSGLLIAYLTYIRSPDAPARFADTFQPLYRFLLNKWYFDQLYHFLFVRPAFAIGRLLWHRGDEGTIDRFGPNGSAWLVQVGSRAAVRLQTGYVYTYAFVMLIGLTAAITWAIAG